The Pseudomonas wenzhouensis genome has a segment encoding these proteins:
- a CDS encoding CsbD family protein has translation MNSDIIKGKWKQLGGRIKERWGNLTDDDLDVAEGHSEYLAGKLQERYGWTKEKAQQELRDFSDKL, from the coding sequence ATGAACAGCGATATCATCAAAGGCAAATGGAAGCAGCTCGGCGGTCGCATCAAGGAGCGCTGGGGTAACCTGACCGATGACGACCTGGACGTTGCCGAGGGCCACAGCGAATACCTGGCCGGCAAGCTGCAGGAACGTTACGGCTGGACCAAGGAAAAGGCCCAGCAGGAGCTGCGCGATTTCAGCGACAAGCTCTGA
- a CDS encoding BON domain-containing protein, protein MKQPINRFAATTLTAAVLSMSLASAAIAAEPTMLAASETVDKAEQAVSDTWITSKVKSTFIADQSLSALDIKVETNQGVVSLSGVVASDAERDLAIAKTREVEGVRDVAAEALKTAD, encoded by the coding sequence ATGAAACAGCCAATCAACCGTTTTGCCGCTACCACCCTGACTGCTGCCGTGCTGAGCATGTCGCTGGCCTCGGCAGCCATCGCCGCAGAGCCGACCATGCTGGCGGCCAGTGAGACCGTGGACAAGGCTGAGCAGGCGGTCTCCGATACCTGGATCACCAGCAAGGTGAAGTCCACCTTCATCGCCGATCAGAGCCTCAGTGCCCTGGATATCAAGGTTGAAACCAATCAGGGTGTGGTGTCCCTGTCCGGCGTGGTCGCGAGCGACGCTGAGCGTGACCTGGCCATCGCCAAGACCCGCGAGGTCGAAGGCGTGCGTGACGTGGCGGCTGAAGCCCTGAAAACCGCTGACTGA
- the pnp gene encoding polyribonucleotide nucleotidyltransferase: MNPVIKKFQFGQSTVTLETGRIARQASGAVLVTVDDDVSVLVAVTGAKTADPSKGFFPLSVHYQEKTYAAGKIPGGFFKREARPSEKETLTSRLIDRPIRPLFPEGFQNEVQVICTVVSTSKKTDPDIAAMIGTSAALAISGIPFNGPIGAARVAFHPETGYLLNPNYEQLKASSLDMVVAGTKDAVLMVESEAKELTEDQMLGAVLFAHEEFQVVIQAVAELAAEAGKPTWDWQPKPENTALLNAIRSEFGEAISQAYTITVKQDRYARLGELRDQVVAKFSGEEGQPTAGEVKEAFGEIEYRTVRENIVNGKPRIDGRDTRTVRGLNIEVGVLDKTHGSALFTRGETQALVVATLGTARDAQLLDTLEGEKKDPFMLHYNFPPYSVGECGRMGATGRREIGHGRLARRGVAAMLPSADEFPYTIRVVSEITESNGSSSMASVCGASLALMDAGVPMKAPVAGIAMGLVLEGEKFAVLTDILGDEDHLGDMDFKVAGTAKGVTALQMDIKIQGITEEIMEQALEQALEARLNILGQMNQVIAQSRSELSANAPTMIAMKIDQDKIRDVIGKGGATIRAICEETKASIDIEDDGSIKIFGETKEAAEAARQRVLGITAEAEIGKIYVGKVERIVDFGAFVNILPGKDGLVHISMLSDQRVEKVTDVLKEGQEVKVLVLDVDNRGRIKLSIKDVAAAEASGV; encoded by the coding sequence GTGAACCCGGTAATCAAGAAATTCCAGTTCGGTCAGTCGACCGTTACCCTCGAGACTGGCCGTATCGCCCGTCAAGCCTCCGGCGCCGTGCTGGTCACCGTTGATGACGACGTCAGCGTGCTGGTCGCCGTCACCGGCGCCAAGACGGCCGATCCGAGCAAGGGCTTCTTCCCGCTGTCCGTGCACTATCAGGAAAAGACCTACGCAGCCGGCAAGATCCCCGGCGGTTTCTTCAAGCGTGAAGCGCGTCCTTCCGAGAAGGAAACCCTGACTTCGCGCCTGATCGACCGTCCGATCCGTCCGCTGTTCCCGGAAGGCTTCCAGAACGAAGTGCAGGTCATCTGCACCGTGGTGTCCACCAGCAAGAAGACCGATCCGGATATCGCGGCGATGATCGGCACCTCGGCCGCTCTGGCCATCTCCGGTATCCCGTTCAACGGCCCGATCGGCGCCGCACGCGTGGCTTTCCACCCGGAAACCGGCTACCTGCTGAACCCGAACTACGAGCAGCTCAAGGCTTCCAGCCTGGACATGGTCGTGGCCGGCACCAAGGACGCTGTGCTGATGGTCGAGTCGGAAGCCAAAGAGCTGACCGAAGACCAGATGCTGGGCGCCGTACTGTTTGCCCATGAAGAATTCCAGGTGGTCATCCAGGCCGTTGCCGAGCTGGCCGCCGAAGCCGGCAAGCCGACCTGGGACTGGCAGCCGAAGCCGGAAAACACCGCACTGCTGAATGCCATCCGTAGCGAGTTCGGCGAGGCGATTTCCCAGGCCTATACCATCACCGTCAAGCAGGACCGCTACGCGCGTCTGGGCGAGCTGCGTGATCAGGTCGTGGCCAAGTTCTCCGGTGAAGAAGGTCAGCCTACTGCCGGTGAAGTCAAGGAAGCCTTCGGCGAGATCGAATACCGCACCGTGCGCGAGAACATCGTCAACGGCAAACCGCGTATCGATGGCCGTGACACCCGTACCGTGCGTGGCCTGAACATCGAAGTCGGCGTTCTGGACAAGACTCACGGTTCGGCGCTGTTCACCCGTGGCGAAACCCAGGCGCTGGTGGTTGCGACCCTCGGTACCGCACGCGACGCACAGCTGCTGGACACCCTCGAAGGCGAGAAGAAAGACCCCTTCATGCTGCACTACAACTTCCCGCCGTACTCGGTCGGTGAGTGTGGTCGCATGGGCGCCACTGGCCGCCGCGAAATCGGCCACGGCCGTCTCGCCCGTCGTGGCGTTGCCGCCATGCTGCCGAGCGCTGACGAGTTCCCGTACACCATCCGCGTAGTGTCGGAAATCACCGAGTCCAACGGTTCTTCCTCCATGGCTTCGGTGTGCGGCGCTTCGCTGGCGCTGATGGACGCCGGTGTGCCGATGAAGGCGCCGGTTGCCGGTATCGCCATGGGTCTGGTGCTCGAAGGCGAGAAATTCGCCGTTCTGACCGACATCCTCGGTGACGAAGATCACCTGGGCGACATGGACTTCAAAGTAGCCGGTACCGCCAAGGGTGTTACCGCGCTGCAGATGGACATCAAGATCCAGGGCATCACCGAAGAGATCATGGAGCAGGCGCTGGAGCAGGCGCTGGAAGCGCGTCTGAACATCCTCGGCCAGATGAACCAGGTCATCGCCCAGTCGCGCAGCGAGCTGTCGGCCAACGCACCGACCATGATCGCGATGAAGATCGACCAGGACAAGATCCGCGACGTCATCGGCAAGGGTGGCGCCACCATCCGCGCGATCTGCGAAGAGACCAAGGCGTCGATCGATATCGAAGACGACGGCTCGATCAAGATCTTCGGCGAAACCAAGGAAGCGGCCGAGGCGGCTCGTCAGCGCGTTCTGGGTATCACCGCAGAAGCCGAAATCGGCAAGATCTACGTCGGCAAGGTCGAGCGCATCGTCGACTTCGGCGCCTTCGTCAACATCCTGCCGGGCAAGGACGGTCTGGTGCACATCTCCATGCTGAGCGATCAGCGCGTGGAGAAGGTCACCGACGTACTGAAAGAAGGTCAGGAAGTGAAGGTACTGGTACTGGACGTGGACAACCGCGGCCGTATCAAGCTGTCGATCAAGGACGTCGCGGCTGCTGAGGCCTCTGGCGTCTAA
- the rpsO gene encoding 30S ribosomal protein S15 has protein sequence MALSVEEKAQIVNDYKQAEGDTGSPEVQVALLTANINKLQGHFKANGKDHHSRRGLIRMVNQRRKLLDYLKGKDVSRYSALIGRLGLRR, from the coding sequence ATGGCACTCAGCGTTGAAGAAAAAGCCCAGATCGTAAACGACTACAAGCAAGCTGAAGGCGATACCGGTAGCCCGGAAGTGCAGGTTGCCCTGCTGACCGCCAACATCAACAAGCTGCAAGGCCACTTCAAGGCCAACGGCAAAGATCACCACAGCCGTCGTGGTCTGATCCGTATGGTTAACCAGCGTCGTAAGCTGCTGGACTACCTGAAGGGTAAAGATGTCAGTCGTTACAGCGCCCTGATCGGTCGCCTGGGCCTGCGTCGTTAA
- the truB gene encoding tRNA pseudouridine(55) synthase TruB: MAQVKRIRRKVDGIILLDKPRGFTSNAALQKVRWLLNAEKAGHTGSLDPLATGVLPLCFGEATKFSQYLLDADKGYETVAQLGVTTTTGDAEGDVLERRPVTVGRVEIEALLPRFRGEIKQIPPMYSALKKDGQPLYKLARAGEVVEREARSVTIARLELLACEGEQARLAVDCSKGTYIRTLVEDIGQLLGCGAHVAELRRTKAGPFDLARTVTLEELEAAHAEGGNEALDRFLLPADSGLQDWPLLQFSEHSAFYWLQGQPVRAPEAPKFGMVRVQDHNGRFIGIGEVSDDGRIAPRRLIYTGA, translated from the coding sequence GTGGCGCAGGTCAAACGTATTCGCCGCAAGGTCGACGGCATCATTCTGCTCGACAAGCCGCGTGGCTTTACCTCCAACGCGGCGCTGCAGAAGGTGCGCTGGTTGCTCAACGCCGAGAAGGCTGGGCATACCGGTAGCCTCGACCCGCTGGCCACCGGCGTGCTGCCGCTGTGCTTCGGCGAGGCGACCAAGTTCTCCCAGTACCTGCTCGATGCCGACAAGGGCTACGAGACCGTCGCTCAGCTCGGTGTCACCACCACCACCGGTGATGCCGAAGGCGATGTGCTCGAACGGCGTCCGGTGACCGTTGGTCGTGTCGAAATCGAAGCGCTGCTGCCGCGTTTTCGTGGCGAAATCAAGCAGATACCGCCGATGTACTCGGCCCTGAAGAAGGATGGTCAGCCACTCTACAAGCTGGCTCGTGCGGGTGAAGTAGTGGAGCGCGAAGCGCGTTCTGTTACTATTGCGCGCCTGGAATTGCTGGCTTGCGAAGGCGAGCAGGCGCGCCTGGCGGTTGATTGCAGCAAAGGCACCTATATTCGTACGCTGGTCGAGGACATTGGCCAGTTGCTCGGTTGCGGTGCACATGTCGCCGAACTGCGCCGTACCAAGGCAGGCCCGTTCGACCTGGCGCGCACCGTGACGCTGGAAGAGCTGGAGGCCGCACACGCCGAAGGTGGTAACGAGGCGCTGGATCGCTTCCTGCTGCCGGCCGATAGCGGTCTGCAGGACTGGCCGCTGCTGCAGTTCTCCGAGCACAGCGCGTTCTACTGGCTGCAAGGGCAGCCGGTGCGTGCGCCGGAAGCGCCGAAGTTCGGCATGGTGCGGGTGCAGGATCACAATGGTCGCTTCATCGGTATCGGTGAGGTGAGTGACGATGGGCGTATTGCCCCGCGTCGATTGATTTATACCGGCGCCTAG
- the rbfA gene encoding 30S ribosome-binding factor RbfA — translation MAKDYSRTQRIGDQMQRELAQLIRREVKDPRLGLVTITAVDVSRDIGHAKVFITVMGQDDADAIKESLKVLNDAAGFLRMQLGKAMKLRSVPQLHFHYDESVQRGAHLSALIERAVAEDRLHDDTAGSKE, via the coding sequence ATGGCTAAAGATTACAGCCGTACCCAGCGTATCGGCGACCAGATGCAACGTGAACTGGCCCAGCTTATCCGGCGTGAGGTCAAGGACCCGCGTCTGGGGCTGGTGACCATCACCGCGGTCGATGTCAGTCGTGATATCGGTCACGCCAAGGTGTTCATCACCGTCATGGGGCAGGATGATGCCGACGCGATCAAGGAGAGCCTCAAGGTGCTCAACGACGCGGCCGGTTTCCTGCGCATGCAGCTGGGCAAGGCGATGAAGCTGCGCAGCGTGCCACAGTTGCACTTCCACTACGACGAGAGCGTCCAGCGCGGCGCGCACCTGTCGGCACTGATCGAGCGTGCCGTGGCGGAAGATCGTCTGCACGACGACACCGCAGGTTCCAAGGAGTAA
- the infB gene encoding translation initiation factor IF-2: protein MTQVTVKELAKVVDTPVERLLQQMREAGLSHESAEQVVTDSEKQALLAHLKSSHGDKVEEPRKITLQRKTTSTLRVAGSKTISVEVRKKKTFVKRSPEELEAEKQRELEAQQAAAEAERLKAEEEAKRKAEEEAKRQAATATSPASAPAAAPAPVSEPVVAAPVVDAERKKEEVRRPEKARSDEDERRERKHAQHRPTLKEKAPAPRVAPRSVDEESDGFRRGGRGKAKMKKRNQHGFQSPTGPIVRDVSIGETITVSDLAQQMAIKGAEIVKFMFKMGTPVTINQVLDQETAQLVAEEFGHKVKLVSDNALEEQLAESLKFEGETFHRAPVVTVMGHVDHGKTSLLDYIRRAKVASGEAGGITQHIGAYHVETERGMVTFLDTPGHAAFTQMRARGAKATDIVILVVAADDGVMPQTQEAVQHAKAAGVPIVVAVNKIDKPDANPDNIKNGLAALDVIPEEWGGDAPYVHVSAKMGTGIDELLEAVLLQAEVLELKATPSAPGRGVVVESRLDKGRGPVATVLVQDGTLRQGDMVLVGVNYGRVRAMLDENGKSIKEAGPSIPVEILGLDGTPDAGDEMMVVADEKKAREVALFRQGKFREVKLARAHAGKLENIFENMGQEEKKTLNIVLKADVRGSLEALQGSLSTLGNDEVQVRVVGGGVGGITESDANLALASNAVLFGFNVRADAGARKIVESEGLDMRYYNVIYDIIEDVKKALTGMLGSDVRENILGTAEVRDVFRSPKFGAVAGCMVIEGTVFRNRPIRVLREDVVIFEGELESLRRFKDDVAEVRNGMECGIGVKSYNDVKVGDKIEVFEKVQVARSL, encoded by the coding sequence ATGACGCAAGTCACGGTAAAAGAACTGGCCAAAGTGGTCGACACCCCGGTTGAGCGCCTGCTGCAGCAGATGCGTGAAGCCGGCCTGTCCCATGAAAGTGCCGAACAGGTAGTGACCGATAGTGAGAAGCAGGCCTTGCTGGCCCATCTCAAGAGCAGTCACGGCGACAAGGTCGAAGAGCCGCGCAAGATTACCTTGCAGCGCAAGACCACCAGCACCCTGCGTGTTGCTGGCAGCAAGACCATCAGCGTGGAAGTGCGCAAGAAGAAGACCTTCGTCAAGCGCAGCCCGGAAGAGCTCGAAGCCGAAAAGCAGCGTGAGCTGGAAGCTCAGCAGGCCGCTGCCGAAGCCGAGCGTCTGAAAGCCGAGGAAGAAGCCAAGCGCAAGGCCGAAGAAGAAGCCAAGCGTCAGGCCGCCACGGCGACCAGCCCAGCGTCCGCACCTGCTGCTGCGCCGGCTCCGGTCAGCGAGCCGGTTGTTGCCGCTCCGGTCGTCGACGCCGAGCGCAAGAAAGAGGAAGTGCGTCGTCCCGAGAAGGCGCGCAGTGACGAAGACGAGCGCCGTGAGCGCAAGCACGCACAACACCGCCCGACCCTCAAGGAAAAGGCGCCGGCGCCGCGTGTCGCGCCGCGTAGTGTTGACGAAGAGAGCGACGGCTTCCGTCGTGGTGGTCGTGGCAAGGCCAAGATGAAGAAGCGCAACCAGCACGGCTTCCAGAGCCCGACTGGTCCGATCGTGCGTGACGTATCGATTGGCGAGACCATCACCGTTTCCGATCTGGCCCAGCAAATGGCCATCAAGGGTGCGGAGATCGTCAAGTTCATGTTCAAGATGGGCACCCCGGTGACCATCAACCAGGTGCTGGATCAGGAAACCGCTCAACTGGTCGCCGAAGAGTTCGGTCACAAGGTCAAGCTGGTCAGCGACAACGCCCTGGAAGAACAACTGGCCGAATCCCTGAAGTTCGAGGGTGAAACCTTCCATCGTGCACCGGTCGTGACCGTGATGGGCCACGTTGACCATGGTAAGACTTCGCTGCTCGACTATATCCGTCGTGCCAAGGTGGCTTCCGGTGAAGCCGGTGGTATCACCCAGCATATCGGTGCCTACCACGTCGAAACCGAGCGCGGCATGGTCACCTTCCTCGACACTCCCGGTCACGCTGCGTTCACCCAGATGCGTGCCCGTGGTGCCAAGGCCACCGATATCGTCATTCTGGTCGTCGCCGCTGACGACGGCGTGATGCCGCAGACCCAGGAAGCCGTTCAGCATGCGAAAGCAGCTGGCGTGCCGATCGTGGTCGCGGTGAACAAGATCGACAAGCCCGATGCCAATCCGGACAACATCAAGAACGGCCTGGCCGCGCTTGACGTGATCCCGGAAGAGTGGGGCGGCGATGCACCTTACGTGCATGTCTCGGCGAAGATGGGTACCGGTATCGACGAGTTGCTCGAGGCCGTGCTGCTGCAGGCTGAAGTGCTCGAGCTGAAAGCCACGCCGTCGGCCCCGGGTCGTGGTGTGGTGGTCGAATCGCGTCTGGACAAGGGCCGTGGCCCGGTGGCTACCGTGCTGGTTCAGGATGGTACCCTGCGTCAGGGCGACATGGTGCTGGTCGGCGTCAACTATGGCCGCGTGCGTGCCATGCTCGACGAGAACGGCAAGTCGATCAAGGAAGCCGGTCCGTCGATTCCGGTCGAGATTCTCGGCCTGGACGGCACGCCGGATGCCGGTGACGAGATGATGGTGGTGGCCGACGAGAAGAAGGCCCGCGAAGTTGCGCTGTTCCGCCAGGGCAAGTTCCGCGAGGTCAAGCTCGCCCGTGCTCACGCCGGCAAGCTGGAAAACATCTTCGAGAACATGGGCCAGGAAGAGAAGAAGACCCTCAACATCGTCCTCAAGGCCGACGTTCGCGGTTCTCTGGAAGCCCTGCAAGGCTCGCTCAGCACCCTGGGCAACGACGAAGTGCAAGTGCGAGTGGTCGGTGGCGGCGTCGGTGGTATCACCGAGTCCGATGCCAACCTGGCGCTGGCTTCCAATGCCGTGCTGTTCGGTTTCAACGTCCGTGCTGACGCTGGTGCGCGCAAGATCGTCGAGTCCGAAGGCCTCGACATGCGCTACTACAACGTCATCTACGACATCATCGAAGACGTCAAGAAGGCGCTTACCGGTATGCTCGGCAGCGATGTTCGCGAGAACATCCTGGGCACCGCCGAAGTGCGTGACGTATTCCGTTCGCCGAAGTTTGGCGCGGTTGCCGGCTGCATGGTCATCGAAGGCACTGTCTTCCGTAACCGTCCGATCCGCGTACTGCGCGAGGACGTGGTGATCTTCGAGGGCGAGCTGGAATCGCTGCGTCGCTTCAAGGACGACGTCGCCGAAGTGCGCAACGGCATGGAGTGCGGTATTGGCGTGAAGAGCTACAACGACGTCAAGGTCGGCGACAAGATCGAAGTGTTCGAGAAAGTCCAGGTGGCTCGCAGCCTGTAA
- the nusA gene encoding transcription termination factor NusA — translation MSKEVLLVVESVSNEKGVPAGVIFEALELALATATKKRFEDEVDLRVAINRQNGSYETFRRWTVVDESEFEDPAYQLTDDMPQAVEANAKIGDVLEEKVESIEFGRIAAQTAKQVIVQKVREAERAQVVDAYRERLGEIISGTVKKVTRDNVIVDLGNNAEALLAREDIIPRETFRVGVRLRALLKEIRTENRGPQLILSRTAPEMLIELFRIEVPEIAEGLIDVKAASRDPGSRAKIAVRSKDKRIDPQGACIGMRGSRVQAVSGELGGERVDIVLWDDNPAQFVINAMSPAEVAAIIVDEDAHAMDIAVGEDNLAQAIGRGGQNVRLASQLTGWTLNVMTEADIQAKQQAETGDIMQSFIDELEVDEELAQVLVEEGFTSLEEIAYVPMEEMLSIDGFDEEIVNELRARAKDRLLTKAIANEEKLADAHPADDLLELEGMDKALALELALRGVITREDLAEQSIDDLLDIDGIDEERAGKLIMAARAHWFE, via the coding sequence ATGAGCAAAGAAGTACTGCTGGTTGTTGAGTCGGTATCCAATGAAAAGGGTGTACCGGCTGGCGTGATTTTCGAGGCGCTGGAGCTTGCTCTGGCGACTGCCACCAAGAAACGTTTCGAGGACGAGGTCGACCTGCGTGTGGCGATCAATCGTCAGAACGGTAGCTACGAGACCTTCCGTCGCTGGACCGTGGTCGACGAGTCCGAGTTCGAAGATCCGGCCTACCAGCTGACCGACGACATGCCGCAGGCCGTCGAAGCCAATGCCAAGATCGGTGATGTGCTCGAAGAGAAAGTCGAGTCCATCGAGTTCGGTCGCATCGCCGCGCAAACCGCCAAGCAGGTCATCGTGCAGAAAGTGCGTGAAGCCGAGCGTGCACAGGTGGTCGACGCCTACCGCGAGCGCCTGGGTGAGATCATCTCCGGCACCGTGAAGAAGGTCACCCGCGACAACGTCATCGTCGACCTGGGCAACAACGCAGAAGCCTTGCTGGCCCGCGAAGACATCATCCCGCGCGAGACCTTCCGCGTTGGCGTGCGTCTGCGTGCCCTGCTCAAGGAAATTCGTACCGAGAACCGCGGCCCGCAACTGATTCTGTCGCGTACCGCGCCGGAAATGCTGATCGAGTTGTTCCGCATCGAAGTACCGGAAATTGCCGAAGGGCTGATCGACGTCAAGGCCGCCTCCCGTGATCCGGGGTCGCGCGCCAAGATCGCCGTGCGCTCCAAGGACAAGCGTATCGACCCGCAGGGTGCCTGCATCGGTATGCGTGGTTCGCGTGTCCAGGCCGTGTCCGGCGAGCTGGGTGGCGAGCGCGTCGATATCGTGCTGTGGGACGACAACCCCGCACAGTTCGTCATCAACGCCATGTCGCCGGCTGAAGTGGCGGCGATCATCGTTGACGAAGATGCCCATGCCATGGACATCGCCGTGGGCGAAGACAACCTGGCTCAGGCCATCGGTCGTGGTGGTCAGAACGTGCGTCTGGCCAGTCAGTTGACCGGCTGGACGCTGAACGTGATGACCGAAGCGGACATCCAGGCCAAGCAGCAAGCGGAAACCGGCGACATCATGCAGTCCTTCATCGACGAGCTGGAAGTCGACGAAGAACTGGCTCAAGTCCTGGTCGAAGAGGGTTTCACCAGTCTCGAAGAGATTGCCTACGTACCCATGGAAGAAATGCTCAGTATCGATGGCTTCGACGAGGAGATCGTCAATGAGCTGCGTGCACGGGCTAAGGATCGTCTGCTGACCAAGGCGATCGCCAACGAGGAAAAGTTGGCCGATGCCCATCCGGCAGATGATTTGCTGGAACTGGAAGGCATGGACAAGGCGCTGGCTCTGGAGCTTGCGCTGCGCGGCGTGATTACCCGTGAAGACCTGGCCGAGCAGTCGATTGACGACCTGCTCGACATCGACGGCATCGACGAAGAACGTGCCGGCAAGCTGATCATGGCCGCTCGAGCCCACTGGTTCGAATAA
- the rimP gene encoding ribosome maturation factor RimP, whose product MSSKLEQLQALLAPVIEALGYQCWGIEFLSQGRHSLLRVYIDKADGILIDDCEIVSRQLSGVLDVEDPITSEYTLEVSSPGMDRPLFTLEQFAAHAGEQVKIKLRSPFDGRRNFQGLLRGVEEQDVVVQVDDHEYLLPIDLIDKANIIPRFD is encoded by the coding sequence GTGTCGAGCAAGCTAGAACAGTTGCAGGCCTTGTTGGCCCCGGTAATCGAAGCGCTCGGTTATCAATGCTGGGGCATCGAGTTCCTGTCGCAGGGGCGTCATTCGCTGCTGCGTGTCTATATCGATAAAGCCGACGGCATCCTGATCGATGATTGTGAAATCGTCAGTCGTCAGCTCAGTGGTGTGCTCGATGTCGAGGATCCGATTACCTCGGAGTACACGCTGGAAGTTTCTTCTCCTGGCATGGATCGTCCGTTGTTCACGCTTGAACAGTTTGCGGCGCATGCTGGTGAGCAGGTGAAGATCAAGCTGCGTTCGCCTTTCGATGGGCGTCGCAACTTCCAGGGCCTCCTTCGCGGTGTGGAGGAGCAGGACGTGGTAGTGCAGGTGGATGACCACGAGTATCTGTTGCCGATCGACCTGATCGACAAGGCCAATATCATCCCCCGATTTGATTGA
- the secG gene encoding preprotein translocase subunit SecG: MLETVIVVLHLLGAIGIVVLVLLQQGKGADAGASFGSGASATVFGSQGSSTFLSKFTGILAAAFFITSLGLAYFAKEKADALTQVGLPDPAVLEVQQNPVVEDVPVLEEQAPASDASDVPEAPGQ; the protein is encoded by the coding sequence ATGCTGGAAACAGTCATTGTTGTTCTGCACCTGCTGGGTGCGATCGGGATTGTGGTGCTGGTGCTGTTGCAGCAGGGTAAAGGCGCTGACGCAGGTGCGTCGTTCGGTTCGGGTGCTTCGGCAACTGTATTCGGAAGCCAAGGTTCCTCTACCTTTCTGAGTAAGTTTACTGGTATACTTGCCGCAGCTTTTTTCATTACCAGCTTGGGTTTAGCGTACTTTGCTAAAGAGAAAGCTGATGCGCTGACACAGGTTGGTCTTCCAGATCCAGCGGTTCTGGAAGTTCAACAAAATCCGGTCGTCGAAGACGTGCCGGTGCTCGAAGAGCAAGCTCCTGCATCCGATGCTTCGGATGTGCCGGAGGCTCCAGGGCAGTAA
- the tpiA gene encoding triose-phosphate isomerase has protein sequence MRRPLVAGNWKMHGTRASVTELIEGLSQQVLPADIDVAVFPSSLHIAQAVQGLSGKAVKVGAQDCAAQVEQGALTGELATSQLVDVGCEFVLVGHSERRLILGESDEAVVRKFAAVQAAGLIPVLCLGETREQREANTTLDVVGGQLAAVIDALGVESLSGAVVAYEPVWAIGTGLTATPEQAQEVHAAIRAQAAHFDAGVAAGLRILYGGSVKAASAAELFGMQDIDGGLVGGASLNADEFGAICRAAGN, from the coding sequence ATGCGTCGCCCCTTGGTTGCAGGTAACTGGAAAATGCACGGTACCCGCGCCAGCGTCACAGAGCTGATCGAAGGGCTGAGTCAGCAGGTGTTGCCTGCTGACATTGATGTCGCGGTTTTCCCCTCGAGCTTGCATATCGCCCAGGCTGTTCAAGGCTTGAGTGGTAAGGCGGTGAAGGTTGGGGCGCAAGATTGCGCGGCGCAAGTGGAGCAGGGCGCCTTGACCGGTGAGTTGGCGACGAGTCAGTTGGTCGATGTGGGTTGCGAGTTTGTGCTGGTCGGTCACTCCGAGCGTCGTCTGATTCTGGGCGAAAGTGATGAAGCGGTCGTTCGCAAGTTTGCAGCCGTGCAGGCAGCTGGATTGATTCCAGTGCTTTGCCTCGGTGAAACACGCGAGCAGCGTGAGGCGAATACGACGCTGGATGTGGTGGGTGGCCAGTTGGCCGCAGTGATCGATGCTCTGGGTGTCGAGTCGCTGAGCGGTGCGGTGGTTGCCTATGAGCCTGTCTGGGCTATTGGTACCGGACTGACCGCCACGCCTGAGCAGGCTCAGGAAGTGCACGCCGCGATCCGTGCGCAGGCTGCGCACTTCGATGCTGGTGTCGCGGCTGGTTTGAGAATTCTTTATGGCGGCAGTGTAAAGGCCGCCAGTGCAGCCGAGTTGTTCGGCATGCAGGATATCGATGGGGGGCTTGTGGGTGGAGCCTCTCTGAATGCGGATGAATTCGGTGCGATCTGTCGCGCTGCAGGAAACTGA